The Sulfolobus acidocaldarius DSM 639 genome has a window encoding:
- a CDS encoding MmgE/PrpD family protein — translation MELSDTIAEFASSVTKVSDDVVKEVKKRVLDSIAVALASINSQPAKVAQETAKYFPGEAPMLNGMKASPDFASFYNTLLIRYLDFNDTYLSLEPLHPSDMIGGLLTLASIFDLKGEDLIRAIAVGYEVGVNLCDTTSLRKKGFDHVNFLGIGAAAGMANLLSLDKEKAKNAISLTIVPHVALRETRSGKLSMWKAGATAEAVRNAVFATLMAKNGFTGPELPFSGVFGFSTIIAKDMDSSKFKLTEGKAILRTMLKKYPVEYHAEALVEAGMKINYEGEIKKIVVETYEAGKSILADTEDKWKPRNKETADHSIPFIITVTLLKKYLWLDSYNLIGYKELEELMKRVEVVEREDYTKVYARELPTKVTVITSKGEYSAEVRVPRGHYANPMSEDEVVEKAKKLGMSEKQINSVLQLDTIKVRELVRAIKEG, via the coding sequence ATGGAACTCTCCGATACAATAGCGGAGTTCGCATCTTCCGTAACTAAAGTAAGTGATGACGTGGTAAAAGAAGTAAAGAAGCGCGTTCTAGATAGTATTGCAGTAGCTTTAGCATCTATAAACTCTCAACCTGCTAAAGTTGCCCAAGAGACAGCTAAGTACTTCCCTGGAGAAGCTCCTATGCTAAATGGAATGAAAGCAAGCCCAGATTTTGCCTCCTTCTACAACACACTGTTAATCCGTTACCTTGATTTTAACGATACTTATCTTAGCCTTGAACCACTTCACCCAAGTGATATGATAGGAGGATTACTTACATTGGCATCAATATTTGATTTGAAGGGTGAGGACTTAATCAGAGCCATTGCAGTGGGTTATGAAGTTGGAGTGAATCTTTGTGACACAACCTCATTAAGAAAGAAGGGCTTTGACCATGTAAATTTCTTAGGAATAGGTGCTGCTGCTGGAATGGCTAATCTATTGTCCTTAGATAAGGAGAAGGCTAAGAATGCAATTTCACTTACCATAGTTCCACATGTCGCACTTAGAGAGACAAGAAGTGGAAAGCTATCCATGTGGAAAGCAGGAGCCACAGCAGAGGCAGTAAGAAATGCTGTTTTTGCCACGCTTATGGCAAAGAACGGATTTACTGGACCTGAGCTACCATTCTCTGGGGTGTTCGGTTTCTCCACGATTATAGCTAAGGACATGGATTCTTCTAAGTTCAAATTAACAGAGGGTAAGGCTATACTAAGAACCATGTTGAAGAAATACCCAGTGGAATACCACGCTGAGGCACTTGTTGAGGCTGGTATGAAAATAAATTATGAGGGAGAGATAAAGAAGATAGTTGTAGAAACGTATGAGGCTGGTAAGAGTATTTTAGCAGATACTGAAGACAAATGGAAGCCTAGAAATAAGGAAACTGCAGATCACAGTATACCTTTCATAATCACCGTTACACTCCTTAAGAAGTACCTATGGTTGGATTCATACAATCTAATTGGTTATAAGGAGTTAGAAGAGCTGATGAAGAGAGTGGAGGTTGTAGAAAGAGAAGATTACACAAAGGTTTATGCTAGAGAATTACCCACAAAAGTAACGGTGATTACAAGTAAGGGAGAATATTCTGCAGAAGTTAGAGTGCCTAGAGGACATTACGCTAATCCTATGAGTGAGGATGAAGTTGTAGAAAAGGCTAAAAAGTTGGGAATGTCAGAAAAACAAATAAATTCAGTTTTACAGTTAGACACAATTAAGGTGAGAGAACTTGTCAGAGCTATTAAGGAAGGCTGA
- a CDS encoding malate dehydrogenase, with the protein MVKVAFIGVGRVGQTIAYNTIVNGYADEVMLYDVVPELPEKFEHEIRHALAALRVKTELLSTNNIDDISGADIVVITAGKPRKPGMSRRDLFIDNAKIMIDLAKKLPKKNKGAMYIMVANPVDMMASVFMKYSGENTISTGNQVETMRMRSYIAKKLNIPAYEVGGYVGGEHGEAAMVLWSTVTVKGKPFSESLGVNKAEVEDYVKKIAAEIIRVLGGTTWGPGADIEEVIRSVALNEGKVMSVAFPHKYEDEIIHISEPVVVGRTVGPALTSALDENDKARLSQAIKEVYNVYKSNLKELEQVIS; encoded by the coding sequence ATGGTAAAAGTAGCCTTTATAGGAGTGGGAAGAGTAGGTCAAACTATAGCTTATAATACAATAGTTAACGGGTATGCAGACGAAGTAATGCTTTACGATGTAGTTCCAGAGTTACCAGAGAAATTTGAGCATGAAATTAGGCACGCATTAGCAGCCTTGAGAGTTAAGACTGAACTGTTGAGCACCAATAATATAGATGATATTTCGGGAGCAGATATTGTAGTAATCACAGCTGGAAAACCAAGGAAACCTGGTATGAGTAGAAGGGATCTGTTCATCGACAACGCTAAGATAATGATAGATCTAGCAAAGAAACTTCCAAAGAAAAACAAAGGTGCAATGTATATCATGGTAGCTAACCCAGTGGATATGATGGCGTCAGTATTTATGAAGTACTCTGGAGAGAATACAATTAGCACTGGTAACCAGGTAGAGACAATGAGAATGAGGTCTTACATTGCAAAGAAATTGAATATACCAGCATATGAAGTAGGAGGATATGTTGGTGGTGAACACGGAGAGGCTGCAATGGTATTATGGAGTACTGTAACAGTGAAAGGCAAACCTTTCAGTGAGAGTTTAGGCGTAAATAAGGCTGAGGTAGAAGATTACGTTAAGAAAATTGCTGCTGAGATAATAAGAGTTTTAGGCGGAACAACATGGGGTCCAGGTGCTGATATTGAAGAGGTGATCAGAAGTGTCGCACTTAATGAGGGTAAAGTCATGTCTGTTGCATTCCCCCACAAATATGAGGACGAGATAATTCACATAAGTGAACCAGTTGTTGTAGGTAGAACTGTAGGTCCTGCACTGACCTCAGCATTAGATGAAAATGACAAAGCTAGACTGTCACAGGCGATAAAAGAAGTTTATAACGTTTATAAGAGTAACTTAAAAGAGTTAGAGCAAGTAATATCTTGA
- a CDS encoding 2-hydroxyacid dehydrogenase: MLILSTEKLPDECKRLLPNARDQFNEDDVPKADILMLWPLQAKVFLPKAKSVKAVQTFSAGVDDFPFSLLPKGVDVFSNAGAYSVSVAEHAFALIMTLAKGIGKRDRTFRPYPLTGVNLMVLGGGGIGSEVARIGKMGFNMYVIGVSRSFKRPELFDEKHNISELKDIIGKADIIVDTLPLTKLTDGILNYDMLSRVKENAIIVNVGRGETVVEEDVYRLLKERKDVRFGTDVFWRKNGVEDFNSKLWELDNFTGTPHTGGAYGNDVVKTNAIIEACKNVYNYITSGKAENKVRIEDYL; encoded by the coding sequence ATGTTAATACTCTCAACTGAAAAACTTCCAGATGAATGTAAGAGACTACTGCCTAATGCAAGGGATCAATTCAATGAAGACGATGTGCCAAAAGCAGACATTTTAATGTTATGGCCCCTTCAAGCTAAGGTGTTTTTACCAAAGGCTAAATCTGTGAAAGCAGTCCAGACTTTTTCTGCAGGTGTGGATGACTTCCCATTTTCTCTCTTACCTAAAGGAGTAGATGTTTTTTCAAATGCGGGAGCTTACTCAGTTTCAGTTGCTGAACACGCTTTTGCTTTGATAATGACTTTAGCCAAGGGTATAGGAAAGAGAGATAGAACATTTAGACCATATCCATTAACTGGTGTAAATTTAATGGTCTTAGGAGGAGGAGGTATAGGCTCAGAGGTAGCAAGAATAGGCAAAATGGGCTTTAACATGTATGTCATAGGTGTTTCTAGATCCTTTAAGAGACCTGAGCTTTTCGACGAGAAGCATAACATCTCTGAGCTGAAGGACATAATAGGCAAGGCTGATATCATAGTAGATACACTACCTTTAACTAAATTAACAGACGGTATTCTCAACTACGATATGCTCTCTAGGGTAAAGGAAAATGCAATCATTGTGAACGTAGGTAGGGGGGAGACAGTTGTGGAGGAAGATGTCTACAGATTATTAAAGGAGAGGAAGGATGTTAGGTTTGGTACAGACGTATTTTGGAGGAAGAATGGGGTTGAGGACTTTAACAGTAAGTTGTGGGAACTGGATAACTTCACCGGAACTCCTCATACTGGAGGAGCTTATGGAAATGATGTGGTAAAGACAAATGCTATAATTGAAGCTTGTAAGAATGTATACAACTACATTACAAGTGGAAAAGCTGAAAATAAAGTTAGAATTGAGGATTATTTGTAG
- a CDS encoding EVE domain-containing protein yields the protein MTYWIIPVQEDFWEAVSSLNVFGHNKERATRYIKKGDLLIFYVNKYYAKRLGGMFVGIYRVSSDWYTDTTPLFPDEKLQNKVIHTYRINIEPLLAGKCPVRDILYELSFIEDKFQFSKFLRNVPGNLRRPVPVSDAKLIEECIKKSNEV from the coding sequence GTGACTTACTGGATAATACCGGTGCAAGAGGACTTCTGGGAGGCAGTGTCTTCGCTGAATGTATTTGGGCACAACAAGGAGAGGGCAACGAGATATATTAAGAAGGGAGACTTGCTCATATTTTATGTTAACAAGTATTACGCTAAAAGATTGGGAGGGATGTTTGTCGGGATATATAGGGTATCATCTGATTGGTATACTGACACTACACCGCTTTTTCCTGATGAAAAGTTACAAAATAAAGTTATTCACACCTATAGAATTAACATCGAACCATTATTAGCAGGCAAATGTCCAGTTAGAGATATACTTTATGAACTTTCGTTCATAGAAGATAAGTTTCAATTTTCAAAATTTCTCAGAAACGTTCCAGGTAATCTCAGGAGACCTGTACCTGTAAGTGATGCGAAACTTATAGAGGAATGCATAAAGAAATCTAATGAAGTATAA